TTCTTCCTTTGGCCTTTTCTTTTAGCAAAAAATTCAAAGGCAATTAAACCCGCTCTCAATGCGTGGGAATGGTTGAATGACAAGTGTCAAAAGCCAAGGCCATTGTGAGTGTCTCCAACCCTCATCCTAACCCAAAACAGGGCCTTTTAAACGTCCAATTCAGCGTCTCAAAGTTACAAGCTTCGGACAACGGGCATTGTGCTATTTATCTTCAACCATTTGATGTTCCTCTTGGGATTCTTCATCCTTCATCCTTTCTCCTTCATCCTTTTCTCACCTCACTTCCGCAAAATACTCCCTATCAAATATCCGGGAATATATAATTGAAGGAGTTTCTTCTCTATACGGCAATAAATCCCTGAAAACCTCCTGCTGGGTGGCGTGCGCCTCAATCATTTTGACCAAGGTATCAAAATAAGGGGTGGTCTTTACTGCAAAATCAGGAATCGGTAAACCAGGACCTTCTTTGGGATAATTTCTTTGGAATCCGGGGGCAATTTTCAGGGCAATCTGAATTTGTTTTGGAGATAAGGTCAGCTGAAACAGTTTCTTGACCGGAAAATTCCCAATCCCTTTGTTTTCCAGAAAAACTTCTTCTATTGCTTTTGAGGTCATCACATGGTCAGGATGCCCATAAAGTCCCACCCTACTATCATAGCTGATGATATAATCAGGCTGATGTTTTTGGATCATTTCAAAAGCTAGCTGTTTTAAGGTATCAAGAGGGACTTCCTTTAAGCCGCTGTCAGGAAAATCAAAGAGTTCCAACTTTGCCCCCAATATATCGGCGACCTGGTGCAATTCTGTAGCTCTAGTTTCCCCCAAATTCTCTCTTTCTACCAACCCTCCCGTAGGTCCTGCTTCTCCTTTGGTCAGACAGACAAGAATTATCCTGTGACCAGCTTCTTTTAAAGAAAGCAATGTCCCTCCAACTGCAATTTCATCATCAGGGTGGGAGAAAAAGGTCATGACAGTTTGAGAATTAGTATCCTCTATCAATTGAGTTTTCACAGGTATCTCTGAATTATGGAGCATAAACCTCCCCCAAAGCATCAGACCTGCCAATAAAACCATAGCAATTAAAACAACAACCAAAATGATTATCCCAACCTGCTTCATCAATGTTCATTCAAGGTAGAGAGATAACTGACCAAATCACGGATTTCCCTCCTGCTCAAAATCACTTTCATATCAGGCATACTTGAAGCCGCATCTTTTCTCTCTACTACATTCGATTTTTGGATCAAGGTATCCGGTTTAGAACCTTGTTGCATTAACAAATCCTTTTGAGATTCTTTGCCCAAAACCCCGCTTATTTTCTGACCATTATCCAAATCCAAAGTCACAATACCATAGCCCGGAGCGATGCGCTTGCTGGGATCAATCAGTGATTCCAACAATTCTTGCCTGCTGAGTTTGGAGGCTATACCGTCCATAGCCGGGCCGACATTTCCACCCATATCATCTATGGCATGGCATCGCATACATTGACCGGTTTGGGACTGTAAAAACAGTGTTTTTCCTTTAATTGGATCACCACCATTCAAACTGCTTTGGTAAGAAGCCAATTGGTTTCCGCCCCAAAATGCAGTCTCACTTTTAGTGTATTTTTCTTTCAGTGCGGGATCATTAATATTTTCCACAGCTTCAGATAATTCCAGCAATATATCGGAAGGTATATTTTTTCTGTCCATTTTGGCAATCAGGGCATCAAAGCTGTCTTTGGTTGCAGAATAAGGCAATTTTCCCAATGCAACTATGGCAGCCTGCTTTTCCTCAGTGGTCTGCTTTTCAATCACTTCAGACAATAATTTGACTTTGAGCTGTGCATCAAGATCCAATTGCTCCAACAAGGTAAGGCCTGCGATCCTGACTGATTTTTCCCTATCAGCCAATGCTGCCTCTATTCCCTGAGCGCTATTTCCTGCATTCATTTTGGCCAATGCCTGAATGGCTGCAATGCGGACTTTGGTGGATCTATCTTGTTTTACCGAAGCCAACAATGCCTCTGACCCGCTTTCAATCCCGAGTTTGCCCAAGGCTTTGGCGGCACTTTCACGTAAGGATTCTTCTTGTCCTTTCAGAAGGTCTACCAAGGGTTCGAACGCTTTTTCCCTGACCAAAGCTGGTTCTCTGGTGATTTCTCCTCTATATCTTCCATCAACTCTATCCAATACAGAAGGTTTGGTCCAGGTGGCAAGTGCATCAATAGCCTCCTTTCTCATAGTTTCAGGTGCCGCTGGGTTTTGTAGGTAAATGATCAGATTTTGCATGGACTTTTCAGTACCTACTCTGAGATTGGCATTGATGGCCCTTCTGATCAAAGCCTCATTGGTAAATTTTGTAGTAGTCAATAAATCTCCCAATGCCGGTAAAGCTGCCTCTATGGAAAAATCATCATTGATTGCCCGTGCTACCTCGGTCAAAATATATTCATCGCTTTCCATTAAAAATTTCTCAATGCCATCATGCTGCATTCTCCTCATGGAAAGTACAGCACCCAGGCGAACCGCCTTGCTATTGTGATTTGAAAGAGCTACCAAAGGTTCCGCTTTATTGAATCTTGCCAAAGCCAAAGTGACCGCATGCCTGATATAGGCATCCTCATCATTGTTTCTTTCCAAAAGTGCTATCAATGAAGGTGTAGCCGGTTCATATCCGATTCTCCCGATTGCTTCCGCTGCAAAAAAATTGACCCTTGGATTTTCATCAGCCAATAGCCCCAATAAATTCGGCCCTGCATCTAAATATTTGATATCGCCAAGCCATTTTGCTGCTTGAGCCCTGATTTCAGGGTCCTGATCTTTCAAGTAAGGCAAAATTGCTTTGGCATATTTCATATCCACCATTCTGGCCAACTGACTTGTACCGACGATAGCATGGATTCTTGCCAATTGATTTTGCTGTTGTTTCATCACTGATTCAAAAACAACTGCGCCTTTTTTACCTCTATTTGCCAGTTCAAATTGGGCTTTTCTTCGCACCCTTAAATCCTCAAAAAATAAATGTTTTTCCAACTCAGCTTCTGACAGTTTTTTCAGATCCAATCCAAGAAGTCTTTTGGTTTCTACTCTCAACGCAGAGTTCTTTTGGGATTCATCATCCAATTTCCAAACTCTTCCATAGTTCTTGATGCCCCAGCCATTGATCCAATCTGCAAGGTAAAGAGATCCATCAGGTCCAAAATCCAAGCCTGTAGGTAATACTCCTCCCAGTACTTTTTCTGTTTTGTCCAATTCAAAGGTTGCTCCCTTTGGCTTAAGCGTAAAGGCATGGATTCCGGACCCTGCCGGAGAACCCACAAATTCAACCACAAAAAAATGGTTTTTCCATTTTGGACTTAATGCCGTTCCGGGATTGTAAACCATTCCCGTCGGTCCATTGACATAATTGATAATGGGCGGAGTGATATAAGCAGCCTGACCTTCATGTCTTGGTTTGTACATGTTCTCATCCATCCAAACTTTATAAGTATTGTTATCGGGATCTCGGTATTTACCAAATTGCCAGTTGATCCTCCAACCTGTATCTGAACCGTTAACAAGGTATACCAATCTTTCACTTTCGCCTCTATGGTCTCCGTCATTATCAACCGAAATTAAGTTATTGTATTCATCCCAGGTAAACTCATGGGTATTTCTGACACCCATGGCAAACACTTCAAAATCAGTTCCATCAGGATTAGACCGGACTACTACACCTCTGTTGGGGTATTTCCATTGATTGCCTTCTTTATCGGTTCCATTGAAACCAATATCTCCAATGCCCCAATAAATCCTTCCATCCGGGCCGACTTTTGCCCCGGACATTCCATGAGCACCAAAACCTATATGAATCGCATAGCCATTGGAAATAGATTCTTTTTCATCCATCAAGCCATCTCCGTTTTTATCTTTCAATCTCCACATATCAGGACCTACACCTACAAATAAATCCCCTTCATGCATCAACACTGCCCCGGCCACATCAGTCACTTCTTCGTGGAAATCCTCTACCATCACTTGAGAAAAATCCGCAAGCCCGTCCCCATCGGTATCTCTTACCCTGAAAATCTGCTCTTTCTGGACCAACATATCCCTCCAATCATGGGAACCATCACCGTTGAGATCTTTCAACCAAGTATTGAAATCAGATCTTTCAGGAGATAATTCTTTCCTGAGAAAAGCCCTTTTATCTTCGACAGATTGCAATTTGATGGATTCAATTTCCCAATCCTGATGGCCTCGAATGTCAAACTCGGATCCTTTCTGACGGTTGGTTCTTGAATAATAGAGTGTACCCTCATCGTCAACTTGAATAGAAATGGGGTCAAAAATCAGGGAATCCACCGCCCATAAGGAAAGGCTAAGACCCTCCGCCAGTTTTGGACTGACAATGGATTCAATGGTGGAAGCGAGTTTTTTGACTTCTTCCTGTTCCAACTGCTTGATGCGAAGGTCCACAGGTGCTTTTTTGGCACATGAAAACCCAAATGAAATCAATAACAGAATAGCGATCAATTGATTGGGGATACGGGAGATTACTTTCATAAAGTGGTTCTAGGTTATTAGGTTTATTCAATTGTCGCTAAATATACCAAAAAACCCAAAGTATGAATAAGGTAATCGAATCAATGGTGGTTTGGGGATTTGGGAAGGGGATATAGGAGTCAATGGGGAGGGAAAAGCTAGGAAGTCGGACAGGTGTTAAGTCTAATTCAACCCCTACCGGGGTTGGGGTTGAATTATTCAGGCTATTTTTCCTAATTTCAGGCTTCAAACCATCATAACTTTATTTCCATGTCATACTTATCCCAAATCACCTCCCCCACTTTATTATTGGACGAAAAAATATGTAGGAACAACCTGAAGAAAATGGCCCTGAAAGCCAAATTCCAAGGAAAGAAACTTGTTCCGCATTTTAAAACATCCCAATCACATGAAGTGGGAGAATGGGCGAAGGAATATGGCATCACAGAAATCACCGTTTCATCCATCAAAATGGCTGAATACTTTTGCGGACATGGTTGGGAAAATATTCATATAGCCTTTCCCTTCAACCCACTTGAAACAAAAAAACTCAGTGAATTGGCTAAAAACCAATCTCTTTCTGTACAATTGATCAATGAAGCTGTCACAGAAAAACTGGCTAAAGATCTGGATTACCCTGTTGGTTTTTTTATAGAAATTGATGCGGGGTATGGGAGAACCGGAGTGGAAGTTTCTGATTTTGGATTGATAGAAGCCATTTTAAGAAAGGCTAAAAGTACCGATAAACTTAGATTTAAAGGATTTTATCTGCATCCCGGACATACATACTATACTGCAGATAAGGCAAAAATATATGAGGAAAGTTTAGCTGCCCTCAACATGCTCAAAAACAAATACAGCACTGAATACCCAAAACTGGTTACTAGGCTCGGTGACACACCCGGTTGTTCTGTGATGGAAGATTTCGGGGACGTGGATGAAATCGGTCCGGGCAACTTCGTTTTCTATGATATGATGCAGGTCAATCTCGGAAGCTGCAAAAGAGAGGATGTGGCAGTTGCCCTAGCGGTACCGGTAGTGGATATCAAAAAAGAAAGGAAAGAAATCCTAATACACGGTGGCGGTGTGCATTTGGCCAAAGATGTGCTCATGGAACCGGATGGCAGTAAAAACTTCGGGGAGGTCGTGATTTTGAATGAAAACGGTTGGAGTATCCCCTTTGGACGATCTTATCTAAAAAGCATTTCCCAGGAACATGGTATTATTAAGGCATCTGACGAACTTCTCGCTCAGGTGAAAGTGGGAGACCTATTGGGTATTTTGCCTGTTCATAGCTGTATGACGGCGGATTGTATGGGGGGTTATCTCTCTTTGAATGGAGAGAAAATAGACCATGCGGAATCAATCTAAGGAAGCTTTGATTTTGTAAATTCCCAATCCAATCAAAATAAGTGTGTTTAATAAAAGTTCGGGACTATACTTTCAGATTGGGATATTTTCTTTTTGTAGTAAAAATCAAAATTATGGTATAAACTTACCCTGACGATATCCCGGTCATTGAAATCAAATCCATTGGACCTTTGCTGAATGCTTCTCATATATCCGGTTTGGATCTGAATATTTTCATTCAGAATATAGCCCAAACCAATAAATGACCTATTGTCTTCCAAAAAATTAAGTTGGATTGATCTCCCTGCCTGAATAAAAATCTCATTGTAAAGGGACAAAAACAAGGTCTTTTTCTGTAATTCCTTTGAGTTGATCGGTACATAAGCCATCAATTTATACCTGAATCTATGTGTCAGTTCGAAAGGGGAATCCACAATAAAATCTCTCCTCCATCTCTGTTCCAACCTGATTTGGTGGTAAACTTTTACTCTTCCTACCGGCTGGATAAAAAGGAACTGTTGCCAAAATCTAAATTGAGGCACCACTTTATCCAGAGGGGTGTTTTCGGGATATTGTTTTTCGTCCACCCAATAAAATGGCGTGACAATACCTCCTGTAATTTCAAAATTATTTGTAAGAAGATAAGAAAGACCCAACCTGATGTACAATTGATTCATTTCATTGATGAAATTGTCCCTGGTCCGAATATGGTATTCACCATTGTACCACAACTTTTCACCTATCCTATACTTGGTATAAATACCGGTCCATAGAAACTGACCTCCAAATGTTTCTCTTTGTCTCACAGAATCAGATTCTGAACCTTGGCCAAATGAGAAACTATTTATTCTAAAGCAAATAAAGAACAATATCAGCAGCTTCCATGCAGCTGAAAATGATAAGTCTTTCCCTCCATACATCATAGTCCCAAGATTTTTTTGATCTGAGAAATATCGCTTTCCGTGCTTAATCTTCTTTCAAGCTTATTGGTATTGCCCTCCCTTAATTCTTTCATTTTAAAAAGTAAATTTTCAATATCGAGCAAATGATCTTTGATATTTTTATAAGTCTCTTCGTTTCTCAAATTTTCCAAATAAGTATTATAAACGCGTTCACCGGCCTCCACAATCCGTCTTTTTCTCAGTACTCTAAAAGTCGGGTTAAATGTGAAGGGATCTAAAGTAACCTCTGTATATTGTTCCCTTACCTCCGACCACGCGTTTACAAATTTGGGCATTTCAAGGATGATGGACTCTGCCACTTCGAGAAGTTCTACAATCTCAAGTCCTGTAGCAAACCTTTCCTCATAAACTGAAGTCAAGGAATATTTTTCATTCAAATCATTGAATTCAGAAATGAGAATATTCTTTTTGATCTCATTGACCGCCTGATTAATTGAAATATCATCAGAATAAAAAGAATTGTAAAGTGAATCTATCCTGGTTTTAATATCCAAAATTTCATTTTCGACTGACTCCAGTTCTTCGCTTTGTCTGATTTGGGCCAATTCTTTCATAATGTAGGCCCCTACCTCATTGACTTTATTCTGTTTTTCCATCAAATAAGACCTGAATAATTCAATGAGATTTTTATTGTTATCCGCAAGACTTGTGTACTCTACTTCCTTAAAAAATTGCTTCTCTTCAAATTCATAACTAATGGTGTCAACAGCAGTTAAAAAACTAAACCCCTCTCTTGAAAAAATTGATTGATCGATATAATATATATCTTCAGAAGAAAAAATATCCACAACATTTTTGAAAGCCTTTAATTTTTCAACATTGTATTGGAAAAACTCATAGGCAAATGACAATGAATCTTTTCTAAACCTGTTTATTGCCAAAGCATTCCTTGAAGCGAGTACTTTGACATCATTTTCAAGTTTGTCAAACTCTTTTTTCAGCGCTTCAATATCCTTAAGTTCTTCTTCAGAAATGTCATACTTAAACCGTTTGGTATGGATAGGGTATTGAATCATTTCGTTTTGTTGGTTCACAAATAAGGTGTCGTAGGATAATATTTTTATCAAAAAGTCTTCCAATACTTTATTTCCCTGTGTCTGACCCGAATATTCTGTGGATAAATCCCTGAACCCGTCATTGAACATCAACCCAAACAGATTGTCAGCAATCCGAAAACCCACTTTTTTACCCTCCGCAATATCATTTAGTTTATTGATTGTATTGAAATATATCACCTCTTCGATAATCAGTCCCGATTCAGCTTCAACTTTATTGAGGCCTATAAGAAACCCGTTTTCATACCTTCTGCTTTCTTTAATTAATTTCCCATCAATAATATAATTGAACTCCCAATTTCCATCCATCACACCGTTTTGAATGGTTTCACCGGAGACTTGAATGATATCCTCCCCCTGATATTCCTCGAATTTGAAATCCCCTAAGATGTCCCCCTCAGAAAACCTCAAATTGTAACTTCTGGATTTTGCCCTGAGATTTTCGTCTCGAAAGACATTTTCTCTTAGACTCCAGGGTCCATGCGGTAAATTATCTTTATAAGAAGCAGACAGTATTTTATTGTTACTTTCAAGTGAAATAAGGGCGGAAAAATCCTTGACATCATTTATTTTGACCAAATGGGTTTCATCCTCATAAGTCCATTTTTCTTCTTTTTGGTTTGAAGAATATGTTCCAGAAATATTTAGCTTGTAAAGGCGCCTTTTATCCAAAGAATCTACTCTGATACTTGAAAATGAAAATGGTCCATCAAGTATCGCTCTGTTATTATCCTTTAATGTGTATTTAAAATCCCCGACCCCTTCAATACCATTGAAATTAAATTTGCCTTTATATGACGCTTGTCCAAAAACATCGATTGATGTAAGAAAATACAGCAAGACCAAAAATCTGAAAACTGAAATATTAGAAATCATAAACTTGAAAGTGTATCTCTATAGAAATATCTTCATTTAATAATTGTCCTACCTTTTTTTATTGCTTGAGTTTTGAATACACAAAATTTAAAATACCCATATTCTAAATTAATTTTTTAAATAATAATTAATTGATAATTGGTGAAAATCGAAACAACAATTCATTTGGTTTTATTTCAACTATAACTCTTTAAAGAAAATAGAATTTCCACAAACCCTTTTTTTCCATACTGTGATTCGGTAGGCAATTCCCCATGTTGTTGATCAATAATGTAAATTTCAATTGTTGAAGCTCCTTTCTTCTTGGCATAGGCACGAAGTCCAGCTTCAACATCTTTCAATATTTTTTCTGCCCGGTCCGTATTATCCGATGCAGTTTTTTTAAAATAAGTCCATTCAGACTTTTCGATTGGAGATGTATTAATATAGGTAATCTTTATATCTTCCTGAACCAGCAACAGTCTTATACAAATGGCAAGAAACAAGTTGATTGAAATGTTCATGATTTCATAATTGTGACAAATGTCACTTTATAAATTACCGGATTTCTTCCCTAATCGTTCAAAAAAACCACGTTTTTTTTTTGAAACGTGGTCAGGAATTGATCAATAGCCAAGTATTTTCAGCATACTTTCACTGTCTTGTTCTGAAGCAAAAAGCCAATGTTTGATGCTGCCGTCTTTATTTCTGTCAATGATGACGTGCTTGGGTGCAGGAATGAGACAATGCTGAATTCCTCCATAACCTCCGAGAGATTCCTGATAAGCCCCAGTATGGAAGAAGCCTATATATTGTTTTCTGCCCTCTTCGATTTTGGGAAGGTAAATATTGAACTGATGGGCCTCGGAATTATAATAATCCATACTGTCGCAGGTCAATCCCCCAAGACTTATATTATGGTACTCTTCATCCCAATTGTTTACTGCAAGCATGATGTATTTTTGGTTCATTCCCCAACTGTCAGGCAATTGTGTGATGAAGCTGCCATCTATCATATACCATAATTCCTTATCATTCTGTAATTTTTCATCCAAAATAGAGTATAAAACAGCACCGCTTTCACCTACTGTGTAGCTTCCGAATTCTGTGAAAATATTCGGTTCATCTGTATGGTTTTTGGCACACATCCATTTAATGTTTTTCACAATTTGTTCGGCCATATACTGATAATCATAATCAAAAAACACATTGTATTTGATGGGCCACCCACCTCCAATATCCATGGAATCAAGAGAAGGCGCTACCTTTTTCAAATCAACATACTTTTGGATAAAGCGGGTCAGTTCAGACCAATAATAGGCCGTATCCTTGATGCCGGAGTTAAGGAAAAAATG
This window of the Aquiflexum balticum DSM 16537 genome carries:
- a CDS encoding PIG-L deacetylase family protein codes for the protein MKQVGIIILVVVLIAMVLLAGLMLWGRFMLHNSEIPVKTQLIEDTNSQTVMTFFSHPDDEIAVGGTLLSLKEAGHRIILVCLTKGEAGPTGGLVERENLGETRATELHQVADILGAKLELFDFPDSGLKEVPLDTLKQLAFEMIQKHQPDYIISYDSRVGLYGHPDHVMTSKAIEEVFLENKGIGNFPVKKLFQLTLSPKQIQIALKIAPGFQRNYPKEGPGLPIPDFAVKTTPYFDTLVKMIEAHATQQEVFRDLLPYREETPSIIYSRIFDREYFAEVR
- a CDS encoding HEAT repeat domain-containing protein translates to MKVISRIPNQLIAILLLISFGFSCAKKAPVDLRIKQLEQEEVKKLASTIESIVSPKLAEGLSLSLWAVDSLIFDPISIQVDDEGTLYYSRTNRQKGSEFDIRGHQDWEIESIKLQSVEDKRAFLRKELSPERSDFNTWLKDLNGDGSHDWRDMLVQKEQIFRVRDTDGDGLADFSQVMVEDFHEEVTDVAGAVLMHEGDLFVGVGPDMWRLKDKNGDGLMDEKESISNGYAIHIGFGAHGMSGAKVGPDGRIYWGIGDIGFNGTDKEGNQWKYPNRGVVVRSNPDGTDFEVFAMGVRNTHEFTWDEYNNLISVDNDGDHRGESERLVYLVNGSDTGWRINWQFGKYRDPDNNTYKVWMDENMYKPRHEGQAAYITPPIINYVNGPTGMVYNPGTALSPKWKNHFFVVEFVGSPAGSGIHAFTLKPKGATFELDKTEKVLGGVLPTGLDFGPDGSLYLADWINGWGIKNYGRVWKLDDESQKNSALRVETKRLLGLDLKKLSEAELEKHLFFEDLRVRRKAQFELANRGKKGAVVFESVMKQQQNQLARIHAIVGTSQLARMVDMKYAKAILPYLKDQDPEIRAQAAKWLGDIKYLDAGPNLLGLLADENPRVNFFAAEAIGRIGYEPATPSLIALLERNNDEDAYIRHAVTLALARFNKAEPLVALSNHNSKAVRLGAVLSMRRMQHDGIEKFLMESDEYILTEVARAINDDFSIEAALPALGDLLTTTKFTNEALIRRAINANLRVGTEKSMQNLIIYLQNPAAPETMRKEAIDALATWTKPSVLDRVDGRYRGEITREPALVREKAFEPLVDLLKGQEESLRESAAKALGKLGIESGSEALLASVKQDRSTKVRIAAIQALAKMNAGNSAQGIEAALADREKSVRIAGLTLLEQLDLDAQLKVKLLSEVIEKQTTEEKQAAIVALGKLPYSATKDSFDALIAKMDRKNIPSDILLELSEAVENINDPALKEKYTKSETAFWGGNQLASYQSSLNGGDPIKGKTLFLQSQTGQCMRCHAIDDMGGNVGPAMDGIASKLSRQELLESLIDPSKRIAPGYGIVTLDLDNGQKISGVLGKESQKDLLMQQGSKPDTLIQKSNVVERKDAASSMPDMKVILSRREIRDLVSYLSTLNEH
- a CDS encoding alanine racemase, which produces MSYLSQITSPTLLLDEKICRNNLKKMALKAKFQGKKLVPHFKTSQSHEVGEWAKEYGITEITVSSIKMAEYFCGHGWENIHIAFPFNPLETKKLSELAKNQSLSVQLINEAVTEKLAKDLDYPVGFFIEIDAGYGRTGVEVSDFGLIEAILRKAKSTDKLRFKGFYLHPGHTYYTADKAKIYEESLAALNMLKNKYSTEYPKLVTRLGDTPGCSVMEDFGDVDEIGPGNFVFYDMMQVNLGSCKREDVAVALAVPVVDIKKERKEILIHGGGVHLAKDVLMEPDGSKNFGEVVILNENGWSIPFGRSYLKSISQEHGIIKASDELLAQVKVGDLLGILPVHSCMTADCMGGYLSLNGEKIDHAESI
- a CDS encoding DUF2490 domain-containing protein translates to MMYGGKDLSFSAAWKLLILFFICFRINSFSFGQGSESDSVRQRETFGGQFLWTGIYTKYRIGEKLWYNGEYHIRTRDNFINEMNQLYIRLGLSYLLTNNFEITGGIVTPFYWVDEKQYPENTPLDKVVPQFRFWQQFLFIQPVGRVKVYHQIRLEQRWRRDFIVDSPFELTHRFRYKLMAYVPINSKELQKKTLFLSLYNEIFIQAGRSIQLNFLEDNRSFIGLGYILNENIQIQTGYMRSIQQRSNGFDFNDRDIVRVSLYHNFDFYYKKKISQSESIVPNFY
- a CDS encoding BAR domain-containing protein encodes the protein MISNISVFRFLVLLYFLTSIDVFGQASYKGKFNFNGIEGVGDFKYTLKDNNRAILDGPFSFSSIRVDSLDKRRLYKLNISGTYSSNQKEEKWTYEDETHLVKINDVKDFSALISLESNNKILSASYKDNLPHGPWSLRENVFRDENLRAKSRSYNLRFSEGDILGDFKFEEYQGEDIIQVSGETIQNGVMDGNWEFNYIIDGKLIKESRRYENGFLIGLNKVEAESGLIIEEVIYFNTINKLNDIAEGKKVGFRIADNLFGLMFNDGFRDLSTEYSGQTQGNKVLEDFLIKILSYDTLFVNQQNEMIQYPIHTKRFKYDISEEELKDIEALKKEFDKLENDVKVLASRNALAINRFRKDSLSFAYEFFQYNVEKLKAFKNVVDIFSSEDIYYIDQSIFSREGFSFLTAVDTISYEFEEKQFFKEVEYTSLADNNKNLIELFRSYLMEKQNKVNEVGAYIMKELAQIRQSEELESVENEILDIKTRIDSLYNSFYSDDISINQAVNEIKKNILISEFNDLNEKYSLTSVYEERFATGLEIVELLEVAESIILEMPKFVNAWSEVREQYTEVTLDPFTFNPTFRVLRKRRIVEAGERVYNTYLENLRNEETYKNIKDHLLDIENLLFKMKELREGNTNKLERRLSTESDISQIKKILGL
- a CDS encoding arginine decarboxylase translates to MNKYIDLIQQTFDFPTKEFHVDNNELHFNGVNLMEIIKTYGTPLKLTYLPKISENIQNAKTYFGNAIEKHEYKGKYTYCYCTKSSHFSFVLDEALKNDIHIETSSTFDIPLVRSLYEKGKITKETYIICNGFKRELYKKYVSELLNDGFVNCIPILDNLSEIDYYLEHVKVPFQVGIRIAADEEPKFGFYTSRLGVRYNDIISLYEEKIKDNPNVTLKMLHFFLNSGIKDTAYYWSELTRFIQKYVDLKKVAPSLDSMDIGGGWPIKYNVFFDYDYQYMAEQIVKNIKWMCAKNHTDEPNIFTEFGSYTVGESGAVLYSILDEKLQNDKELWYMIDGSFITQLPDSWGMNQKYIMLAVNNWDEEYHNISLGGLTCDSMDYYNSEAHQFNIYLPKIEEGRKQYIGFFHTGAYQESLGGYGGIQHCLIPAPKHVIIDRNKDGSIKHWLFASEQDSESMLKILGY